A genomic segment from Nicotiana tabacum cultivar K326 chromosome 9, ASM71507v2, whole genome shotgun sequence encodes:
- the LOC107769135 gene encoding translation initiation factor IF3-4, chloroplastic-like: MAGLATFTLTPTISSKPNTKPLFLPSLNSSLFGLRFHLPQFRSCSSLIYYTATVSARYGGGGGRGNFRPPPRSDDDEALDISSIRSDKVRLIDEKQNMLGIVSKMEALQKAEDASLDLVILSPEADPPVVKMMDYNKYKYELQKKKKEQQKKNAASRMDLKELKMGYNIDSHDYSVRLRAAQKFLKDGDKVKIIVNLKGRENEFRNNAIELIKRFQNDIGELATEENKSFRDRNMFIVLVPNKAIVQKGQEQPKKKEKSATEVSASV, translated from the exons ATGGCGGGTCTTGCCACCTTCACTCTCACACCCACCATTTCCTCTAAACCAAATACTAAACCCCTTTTCCTCCCTTCCCTtaattcttctctttttggccTCCGTTTTCACCTTCCTCAGTTCCGTTCTTGCTCCTCTCTTATCTATTATACTGCCACTGTCTCCGCCCGCTACGGCGGCGGAGGCGGCCGTGGTAACTTCCGGCCGCCCCCAcgttctgatgatgatgaagccCTTGATATTTCCTCTATCAG GTCAGACAAGGTTAGGCTCATTGATGAAAAGCAGAACATG TTGGGGATAGTGTCAAAAATGGAAGCTCTTCAGAAAGCTGAGGATGCAAGCCTTGACTTG GTGATTCTATCTCCAGAAGCAGATCCGCCGGTTGTCAAAATGATGGATTACAA TAAGTATAAGTATGAActgcaaaagaagaaaaaggagcaGCAAAAGAAAAATGCTG CCAGCCGCATGGATTTGAAGGAGCTCAAAATGGG TTACAATATTGATTCTCATGATTATTCAGTGCGTTTGAGAGCTGCCCAGAAGTTTTTGAAAGATGGCGACAAG GTAAAAATCATAGTAAACTTAAAAGGTCGTGAAAATGAGTTCAGAAATAATGCTATTGAGCTAATAAAGCGTTTCCAGAATGACATTGGCGAG CTTGCAACCGAGGAGAACAAAAGTTTCAGGGATAGGAACATGTTCATAGTTTTGGTACCGAATAAGGCTATTGTACAGAAAGGTCAAGAGCAAccgaagaaaaaggaaaaatcagcAACTGAAGTCTCAGCCAGTGTTTGA
- the LOC107769133 gene encoding cellulose synthase A catalytic subunit 7 [UDP-forming], whose amino-acid sequence MEASAGLVAGSHNRNELVVIHGHEEHKPLKDLSGQVCEICGDEIGLTVDGDLFVACNECGFPVCRPCYEYERREGTQQCPQCKTRYKRLKGSPRVAGDEDEEDIDDIEHEFKIDDEQNRNRNIVETILHGKMTYGRGPEDEDSAQYPPVIAGIRSHPVSGEFPISSHANGEQMLGSSLHKRIHPYPASEPGSARWDDKKEGGWKERMDDWKLQQGNLGQDYDDYADPDMAMVDEARQPLSRKVPIASSKINPYRMVIVARLFILAIFLRYRILNPVHDAIGLWLTSIICEIWFAFSWILDQFPKWFPIDRETYLDRLSLRYEREGEPNMLAPVDIFVSTVDPMKEPPLVTANTILSILAMDYPVDKTSCYLSDDGASMCTFEALSETAEFARKWVPFCKKFAIEPRAPEFYFSQKIDYLKDKVQPTFVKERRAMKREYEEFKIRINALVAKATKMPPGGWIMQDGTPWPGNNTRDHPGMIQVFLGQSGGTDVEGNELPRLVYVSREKRPGFQHHKKAGAMNALVRVSGVLTNAPFMLNLDCDHYLNNSKASREAMCFLMDPQMGKKVCFVQFPQRFDGIDRHDRYANRNTVFFDINMKGLDGIQGPVYVGTGCVFRRQALYGYNPPKRAKRPRMVSCDCCPCFGRKKKLDSYKCEVNGDAANSQGFDDDKELLMSQMNFEKKFGQSAIFVTSTLMIEGGVPPSSSPAALLKEAIHVISCGYEDKTEWGLELGWIYGSITEDILTGFKMHCRGWRSVYCMPKVAAFKGSAPINLSDRLNQVLRWALGSVEIFFSRHSPIWYGHKGGKLKWLERLSYVNTTVYPFTSLPLLAYCTLPAVCLLTGKFIMPEISTFASLFFIALFLSIFATGILELRWSGVSIEEWWRNEQFWVIGGISAHLFAVVQGLLKILAGIDTNFTVTSKATDDDDFGELYAFKWTTLLIPPTTILIINLVGVVAGISDAINNGYQSWGPLFGKLFFAFWVIVHLYPFLKGLMGRQNRTPTIVVIWSILLASIFSLLWVRIDPFVLKTKGPDVKQCGLNC is encoded by the exons ATGGAAGCCAGTGCCGGTCTTGTCGCTGGTTCGCATAACCGGAACGAGCTCGTCGTCATTCATGGCCATGAAGAG CATAAGCCATTGAAGGATTTGAGTGGACAAGTTTGTGAGATATGTGGGGATGAAATAGGACTAACAGTGGATGGTGATCTCTTTGTGGCCTGCAATGAGTGTGGTTTCCCTGTGTGCAGGCCGTGCTACGAGTATGAGAGAAGGGAAGGAACTCAACAGTGTCCACAGTGCAAGACCAGATACAAACGCCTCAAAG GGAGTCCAAGGGTGGCGGGAGATGAAGATGAGGAAGATATTGACGATATTGAACACGAATTCAAAATTGATGATGAGCAAAACAGGAATAGAAACATTGTTGAGACCATTCTACATGGTAAGATGACCTATGGACGAGGACCAGAAGATGAAGATTCTGCTCAGTACCCTCCTGTCATCGCTGGAATCCGCTCACATCCG GTTAGTGGTGAATTCCCGATatcaagtcatgcaaacggagAGCAGATGTTGGGATCTTCCCTTCACAAAAGGATACATCCGTATCCAGCTTCCGAACCTGGAAGTGCAAGATGGGATGATAAGAAAGAGGGAGGGTGGAAAGAAAGAATGGATGATTGGAAATTGCAGCAAGGAAATCTGGGGCAAGATTATGATGACTATGCTGACCCTGATATGGCCAT GGTGGATGAAGCAAGACAGCCTTTGTCAAGAAAAGTGCCAATAGCATCAAGCAAGATCAATCCTTACCGGATGGTGATTGTGGCTAGGCTGTTTATTCTGGCCATCTTCCTACGTTACAGAATTCTGAATCCAGTGCATGACGCGATTGGTCTCTGGCTAACTTCTATCATCTGTGAGATCTGGTTTGCCTTCTCTTGGATCCTTGATCAGTTCCCCAAATGGTTCCCAATCGACCGTGAGACTTACCTCGATCGTCTCTCTCTCAG GTATGAGAGAGAAGGAGAACCAAACATGTTAGCCCCCGTCGATATCTTTGTCAGTACAGTGGATCCTATGAAGGAACCTCCTCTTGTTACGGCGAATACTATCCTCTCAATATTAGCAATGGATTACCCTGTTGACAAAACTTCATGCTACCTATCTGATGATGGAGCTTCAATGTGCACCTTCGAAGCACTATCAGAAACTGCAGAATTTGCTAGAAAATGGGTACCCTTCTGCAAGAAGTTTGCTATAGAGCCTCGAGCACCAGAGTTTTACTTCTCTCAAAAAATCGATTATCTCAAGGACAAAGTCCAGCCAACATTTGTTAAGGAGAGACGAGCAATGAAG AGAGAGTATGAAGAATTCAAAATTAGAATCAATGCACTAGTTGCCAAAGCAACTAAAATGCCTCCGGGAGGATGGATCATGCAAGATGGAACACCGTGGCCAGGAAATAATACAAGGGACCATCCCGGTATGATTCAAGTCTTTTTAGGCCAAAGTGGAGGAACTGATGTTGAAGGAAATGAACTCCCTCGTCTTGTTTATGTTTCTCGTGAAAAAAGGCCTGGTTTCCAGCATCACAAAAAGGCCGGCGCCATGAATGCCCTG GTTCGTGTTTCAGGAGTTCTTACCAATGCACCATTTATGCTTAACTTGGACTGTGATCACTACCTTAACAACAGCAAGGCTTCCAGAGAAGCCATGTGCTTTTTAATGGATCCACAAATGGGCAAAAAAGTTTGCTTCGTCCAGTTTCCTCAAAGATTCGATGGAATAGACAGGCACGATAGATATGCCAACAGAAACACAGTCTTCTTTGAT ATTAACATGAAAGGCCTAGATGGAATACAAGGTCCAGTATATGTTGGGACAGGATGTGTATTCAGAAGGCAAGCTTTATATGGCTACAATCCTCCTAAACGTGCAAAGCGTCCAAGAATGGTCAGCTGTGACTGTTGCCCATGTTTCGGACGCAAAAAGAAGCTTGATAGTTATAAATGTGAAGTCAATGGAGATGCAGCAAATAGTCAAG GATTTGACGATGACAAAGAGCTACTAATGTCCCAGATGAACTTTGAAAAGAAATTTGGCCAGTCAGCTATTTTTGTGACTTCAACTTTAATGATTGAAGGCGGGGTCCCTCCTTCATCGAGCCCAGCAGCCTTGCTAAAGGAAGCTATCCATGTGATCAGCTGTGGCTATGAAGACAAAACGGAATGGGGTTTGGAG CTGGGTTGGATTTATGGCTCTATCACAGAGGATATCTTAACAGGTTTCAAGATGCACTGCCGTGGTTGGAGATCAGTTTACTGTATGCCTAAAGTAGCTGCGTTTAAGGGGTCCGCTCCCATCAACCTGTCAGATCGTCTCAACCAGGTGCTTCGATGGGCTCTTGGTTCCGTTGAGATCTTTTTCAGTCGTCACAGCCCAATTTGGTATGGTCACAAGGGGGGAAAGCTTAAGTGGCTTGAACGATTATCATATGTTAACACAACCGTATACCCCTTCACTTCCTTACCTCTTCTTGCCTACTGTACTCTCCCTGCTGTCTGCTTGCTCACTGGAAAGTTCATAATGCCAGAG ATAAGCACCTTTGCAAGTCTCTTTTTCATCGCTCTTTTCCTCTCAATCTTTGCAACGGGAATTCTCGAGCTAAGGTGGAGTGGAGTAAGCATTGAGGAATGGTGGAGAAATGAGCAATTTTGGGTGATTGGAGGGATATCTGCCCACCTTTTTGCTGTAGTGCAAGGTCTTCTCAAGATTTTGGCGGGAATAGATACCAACTTTACTGTGACATCTAAGGCAACAGATGATGACGACTTTGGAGAGCTATATGCCTTCAAGTGGACTACTCTCCTTATTCCTCCAACGA